One window from the genome of Gimesia aquarii encodes:
- a CDS encoding DUF1501 domain-containing protein, protein MSILPQTLYSRRELLKKSAVGFGNLALLSMLNDETQAASSKDPLAPKEPHFTPRAKRVIFLFMKGGPSHMDTFDYKPELQKYDGKPLPFDKPRVQFAPTGNLLKSPWKFKQYGESGIHVSELFPNVAECVDDLCIINSLHGTNAAHGGALLKLHTGSDAFVRPSMGSWVTYGLGTENQNLPGFITICPTLAHGGVKNWSSAFLPAPYQGTPLGNAAVAAEQAQIEYIKNSFLSRKVQRKQLDFLNDLNRQHHQQTGPNQVLEDRIGSFELAFRMQEEVPQVQDISGETEATRKMYGLDEEKTADFGRQCLMARRFAERGVRFIQVSHSDQKVQWDQHGNLLEGHGKNAKEVDKPIAGLLKDLKQRGLLKDTLVIWGGEFGRTPTAQGKNGRDHNPEGFTMWLAGGGVKSGFQYGATDEFGYYAVKDKMHIHDFHATLLHLLGMDHKKLTYRYAGRDFRLTDVAGHVAHGILA, encoded by the coding sequence ATGAGTATTCTACCTCAAACACTTTATTCTCGACGCGAACTGCTAAAAAAATCAGCAGTTGGATTTGGGAATCTTGCCTTATTGTCGATGTTAAACGATGAAACGCAGGCGGCTTCTTCCAAAGATCCACTAGCGCCCAAAGAGCCTCATTTTACACCCCGGGCCAAGCGGGTGATCTTTCTGTTCATGAAGGGAGGCCCATCCCACATGGACACATTCGACTATAAGCCTGAACTTCAAAAGTACGACGGGAAACCATTACCTTTTGATAAACCACGTGTGCAGTTTGCACCGACTGGAAACTTATTAAAATCGCCTTGGAAATTTAAGCAATATGGCGAGAGCGGAATTCATGTGAGTGAATTATTTCCGAATGTAGCCGAGTGTGTTGACGATCTTTGTATTATCAACTCGCTTCATGGAACGAACGCCGCGCATGGGGGGGCTTTACTTAAACTTCATACCGGCAGTGATGCATTTGTGCGTCCCAGTATGGGGTCATGGGTGACTTATGGTTTAGGAACTGAAAATCAAAATCTTCCAGGCTTCATTACAATTTGTCCTACTTTGGCCCATGGTGGCGTCAAGAATTGGAGCTCCGCTTTTTTACCGGCGCCTTATCAGGGAACGCCTCTGGGGAATGCAGCCGTAGCTGCCGAACAGGCGCAGATAGAATATATCAAAAATAGTTTTCTTTCTCGTAAGGTCCAACGCAAGCAGCTTGATTTTCTAAACGATTTGAACCGTCAACATCATCAGCAGACCGGTCCCAATCAGGTTTTGGAAGATCGGATTGGTTCTTTTGAATTAGCATTCCGTATGCAGGAAGAAGTTCCTCAAGTTCAGGATATCTCTGGAGAAACAGAAGCCACTCGAAAGATGTATGGGCTGGATGAAGAAAAGACGGCTGATTTTGGTCGTCAGTGTCTTATGGCACGCCGTTTTGCGGAGCGGGGAGTTCGTTTTATTCAGGTATCACACAGTGACCAGAAAGTTCAATGGGATCAACATGGTAATTTACTGGAAGGTCATGGGAAAAATGCCAAAGAAGTTGATAAACCCATCGCGGGTTTACTGAAAGATCTGAAACAGCGCGGCTTATTGAAAGATACTTTGGTCATCTGGGGAGGAGAATTTGGACGAACCCCCACTGCACAGGGAAAGAATGGTCGTGACCATAATCCGGAAGGATTTACGATGTGGCTGGCAGGAGGGGGAGTCAAATCTGGCTTCCAGTATGGCGCGACCGATGAGTTTGGCTACTATGCTGTCAAAGATAAGATGCACATTCATGATTTCCATGCCACTCTTTTGCATCTTTTGGGTATGGACCATAAAAAGCTGACCTATCGTTATGCGGGACGAGACTTCCGCCTCACAGATGTCGCCGGTCATGTAGCACACGGCATTCTTGCATAA